In Sporichthyaceae bacterium, a single genomic region encodes these proteins:
- a CDS encoding thiolase family protein, whose protein sequence is MRFDNVAIPAGLAWSSPFAKWQGTLANVNSLDLAAAVTTKALSERGFAVEGLDGVVLGWTIPQQEAFYGAPTLAVRIGADGLTGPMISQACATGVASLAAAAGQVAAGAGTHLVVTTDRTSNGPLLSYPNPTGMGGAPRTETWVLDSFGRDPSTNKGMLAAGETAAAKHGITREQCDELTVLRSDQYQRSLADDRAFQRRYQVPVEIAAKRGKGLVLEADEGIRPAVAEEIGKLAPVDPDGVLTFAGQTHPADGTAGAVVTTVDRARQLSGGKGIARILGVGYARVGKCHMPEAPVPAARNALRAAGLSIDHVDAVTTHNPFAVNDLIFAEETGYPIERMNAYGSSLIFGHPQAPTGMRSIAELIEELRLRGGGIGLFTGCAAGDTAAALVLRVED, encoded by the coding sequence ATGCGTTTCGACAATGTCGCCATCCCCGCCGGCCTGGCGTGGTCCTCGCCCTTCGCCAAATGGCAGGGCACGTTGGCGAACGTGAACAGCCTCGACCTGGCCGCCGCCGTGACCACGAAAGCCTTGTCGGAGCGAGGATTCGCCGTCGAAGGCCTGGACGGGGTCGTGCTCGGGTGGACGATCCCGCAGCAGGAGGCGTTCTACGGCGCCCCGACGCTGGCCGTACGCATCGGCGCCGACGGGCTGACCGGGCCGATGATCTCCCAGGCCTGTGCGACCGGTGTGGCCTCGCTCGCCGCCGCGGCCGGCCAGGTCGCGGCCGGCGCCGGGACCCACCTCGTGGTTACCACCGACCGCACCAGCAACGGCCCGCTGCTGTCCTACCCGAACCCGACCGGCATGGGTGGTGCCCCGCGGACCGAGACCTGGGTGCTCGACAGCTTCGGTCGGGATCCCTCGACGAACAAGGGAATGTTGGCTGCGGGGGAGACTGCGGCCGCCAAGCACGGCATCACCCGCGAGCAGTGCGACGAGCTCACCGTGCTCCGCTCGGACCAGTACCAGCGCTCGCTGGCCGACGACCGAGCTTTCCAACGGCGCTACCAGGTGCCGGTGGAGATCGCCGCCAAGCGCGGCAAGGGCCTGGTTCTCGAGGCCGACGAGGGAATCCGTCCGGCGGTCGCGGAGGAGATCGGCAAGCTCGCCCCGGTCGACCCGGACGGCGTGCTGACGTTCGCCGGCCAGACCCACCCGGCCGACGGCACCGCCGGTGCGGTCGTGACCACGGTCGACCGGGCCCGGCAACTGTCCGGTGGCAAGGGAATCGCTCGAATCCTCGGCGTCGGGTACGCCCGGGTCGGCAAGTGCCACATGCCCGAGGCGCCCGTCCCGGCCGCGCGGAACGCGCTGCGCGCGGCCGGGTTGTCGATCGACCACGTCGACGCGGTGACCACGCACAACCCGTTCGCCGTGAACGACCTGATCTTCGCCGAGGAGACCGGCTACCCGATCGAGCGGATGAACGCCTACGGCAGCAGCCTGATCTTCGGCCACCCGCAGGCCCCCACCGGCATGCGCTCGATCGCCGAGCTCATCGAGGAACTGCGGCTGCGCGGCGGCGGCATCGGGCTGTTCACCGGTTGCGCCGCCGGCGACACCGCGGCGGCGCTCGTGCTGCGTGTGGAGGACTGA